AAGGACCGCAGCGCGGGCCAAGTTTGCGCGGCGCGAGGCCTGCTGAGCCTTCTATTGGACCTATCTTTTCTTCGCGAAGAAAAGGTAGGAGAACGCCCCCCGCGCAGGGAGCCTGGTGTCACATCACGCGCCCTCGCGGAACTCGCGGGATTCGACGTCCACCAGTTGCAGGTCCTCGGGGATGCCGGGCAGGATCAGGCGGGCCAGGCGTTGGTAGGCGGGGGTGCGGTCGCTGAAGAAGTAGCTGCAGTTGCCCTGGCCCAGGCTGGGGTTCAGCAGGTCGGCGGCCAGCAGGCGTTCGGCCAGCAGCTCGGCGGTGCCCTGGGCGGCGTCGGCCACGGCGAAGCCGCTGCCCAGGATCTGGCGGATCACGGGTTCCAGCAGGGGGTAGTGGGTGCAGCCCAGCACGACCGTGTCCGTGTCGAACTCGCGCAGGTCGCCCAGATAGTGCTCGACGACGGTTTCGGCCACGGGGCCGTCGACGATGCCGTCTTCCACCATCGGCACGAAGAGCGGGCAGGCGCGGCTGAGAATGCGGGTGTCCGGGGACAGGGCCTCGATCGCACGCGTGTA
This Candidatus Delongbacteria bacterium DNA region includes the following protein-coding sequences:
- a CDS encoding glutamate racemase; protein product: MPSSAPIGVFDSGVGGLTVLSALATRLPGEDLIYFGDSARVPWGIKSQAVVTRFSREICRFLLRRNVKAIVVACNTASALALPELEAEVGVPILGVVEAGARRAVALSTHGRITVIGTESTIRSRAYTRAIEALSPDTRILSRACPLFVPMVEDGIVDGPVAETVVEHYLGDLREFDTDTVVLGCTHYPLLEPVIRQILGSGFAVADAAQGTAELLAERLLAADLLNPSLGQGNCSYFFSDRTPAYQRLARLILPGIPEDLQLVDVESREFREGA